GGGGCTCACCTTTCTTGGATTGGCGCTTTGAGGGGATTTTTGCTTTACATGGCGttgacattgccaaaccGCATTGCTGGACAGAGCACAGGGTGGCAGCTTGAACTCGACTACTGGCATTGTTTCGGCGCAAATGGATCTTTTACTCGGTCTGGAAGGGCACTATTCTTCCAGATACCATGGCTTTAAGCCTCATAAATTACTCTTTAGACAGAAAATAAAATCAAAAACATTATGTCCAAACTCCAGGCATTTATTCGCCCAAGTGAAGCTATTTCTATGTAtgcatctcatcaccattctGACGCTCTATGCTTAACCATGTACAGCATGACCTCATCATGTTACCCATCATCACTCGCTAAACGCCCACTTCACCCTTCCCATCTCTCACTCTTCATCCTTTACTCAGGAGGCACATAAGGCGTAATCAGCAACTCGCTaaacttctccagcttctccttccccctcacctcctccaccaacaaagGCATCTTGACAACGTTGAAGTCCTCAGCATACAACTCCTCATACTGATCCAGATACTTCTTCtgcatcttcctcctcgcaTTACACTGCTCACACTCGCTCGCCTTCTTCGGAAACAGCAGCTGATTCACCACAATGCAGTGCGTGTCAATGCCATAGCTCGACAGCTCCTGAATCATGCGTTCCGTCTCGTAAAGACTCAGGAACTCGGCGATGCAAACGCACACAAATGTCGTGAGGTCCGGGTCCTTAAACTGTGTGTTCACCTCGGAGATTGTTTCGCGGAGCGACtcgagcttctccatcatgtcGTTGAGGTTCTGACCGTTGGGGAGGGCGCCTCCCGAGCCGAGAACACCATTCAGTAGGGGTCCGTACTGTGAAGAGAGCTGGGAGACCTTTGCGAGGGCCTTTTCGAGGACGGAGGGGAATTGCAGGAATCGGAGGGTGTGGCCGGTGGGAGCGGTGTCGAAGATGATGGTTTCGTAGGAGAGcgacttgacttgcttgaGGACTTCGGCAAAGGACATGGCCTCGTCGATACCGGGGATCTATTCAAGTTAGCTTTTGTATTCTGTGAAAACGGGGGTTGGGGAGGGATGTACAGCAAATGCCAGGTCCTGCATCATGCCGCCGATGCCACCTCCCATGGCGTTCATGTCCTCTTCTCCCTGGCCGGCCAGCAGGTCCTGCATGCTGCCGTTGGGATCGATTTCCATGGCGCTGAGGTTGTCGAAGCCATTCACCAGACGGGCCTCCTTGCCGAACTTTTGGGAGAACGCATCGGAGAGGTTGTGCGCTGGGTCGGTGGAAATGAGGAGCACAGAGCGGCGGACCTTGGCGAGCTGGATGGCCAGGGAgcaggaggtggtggtcTTGCCGACACCACCTTTGCCGCCGACGAAGATCCAGCGCAGGGAGCGCTGGTCCAGGAGAGACTGGAGCGTGGGCTCGAGAGCATCGTCGGCGGAGATGATGGCTGACGACATTGTGATGGTGGGGGTTTGGTGTTGCGTCTCGAGATGGGCGTTTTGAGAGGCAGCGGGTTGTGTGATGGCGCCGCGCGCTGTGGGATTGCGCTGCGAAGAGAGTTTGATGGCGTCTGGGAGAGGGCGAGGGTGATGTTGTGTCGTGGATGAGGCTG
The genomic region above belongs to Pochonia chlamydosporia 170 chromosome 2, whole genome shotgun sequence and contains:
- a CDS encoding arsenical pump-driving ATPase (similar to Aspergillus terreus NIH2624 XP_001213848.1), whose translation is MSSAIISADDALEPTLQSLLDQRSLRWIFVGGKGGVGKTTTSCSLAIQLAKVRRSVLLISTDPAHNLSDAFSQKFGKEARLVNGFDNLSAMEIDPNGSMQDLLAGQGEEDMNAMGGGIGGMMQDLAFAIPGIDEAMSFAEVLKQVKSLSYETIIFDTAPTGHTLRFLQFPSVLEKALAKVSQLSSQYGPLLNGVLGSGGALPNGQNLNDMMEKLESLRETISEVNTQFKDPDLTTFVCVCIAEFLSLYETERMIQELSSYGIDTHCIVVNQLLFPKKASECEQCNARRKMQKKYLDQYEELYAEDFNVVKMPLLVEEVRGKEKLEKFSELLITPYVPPE